From a single Danaus plexippus unplaced genomic scaffold, MEX_DaPlex mxdp_56, whole genome shotgun sequence genomic region:
- the LOC133320753 gene encoding eukaryotic translation initiation factor 5-like — MLSIPSYKNDDPNYRYKMPKLVAKVEGRGNGIKTNIVNMAEIARALKRPPDYPTKFCGTELGAQSKFDPTEGKAIVNGAHEQRDLQVLIDKFIEKFVLCGNCKLPEIDLIVRKSRVQYRCNACGNKGDSDNTHKLAAFILKNPPDGTSENSNDSCGSQSQKKETKNSDIKEQSTLAALEDLCYFSPEIVEIIQQLSQSVSTSELQITDTMNIITPEEFSEQVRLLQISQGLDEVMKFYVTLMSIFSAEAGGLKSSTLKTKIVYLRPIASSIKPHNTLIALQDFFYLHRNSTIIPEGFKAYAAVLYAFYDQELISGEHIARFFEETPYKLLKNRHKDSVKAFELATEAAQPFLNWLNNSSDDEE, encoded by the exons ATGTTGAGTATTCCCAGTTATAAAAACGACGATCCCAATTATCGCTACAAAATGCCTAAATTAGTTGCCAAAGTCGAGGGTAGAGGCAATGGCATTAAGACAAATATAGTAAACATGGCAGAGATTGCCCGTGCTTTAAAAAGACCCCCAGATTATCCTACTAAATTTTGCGGTACTGAATTGGGAGCGCAATCCAAGTTTGACCCTACAGAAGGCAAAGCTATAGTAAACGGAGCACATGAACAGAGGGATTTACAagttttaatagataaattcattgaaaagtttgttttgtGTGGAAACTGTAAATTGCCAGAAATTGATTTGATTGTTAGAAAAAGCCGAGTACAGTATCGCTGCAACGCTTGTGGTAACAAAGGCGATTCAGACAATACACATAAATTAGCAGCATTTATACTGAAAAATCCACCCG atggTACATCAGAAAACTCAAATGACTCTTGTGGTTCACAGAgtcaaaaaaaagaaactaagAATTCGGACATAAAAGAACAATCCACTTTGGCGGCTCTTGaagatttatgttattttagtcCAGAGATTGTTGAGATTATACAGCAATTGTCTCAATCAGTATCTACTTCAGAGCTTCAGATTACAGATACAATGAACATTATAACGCCAGAAGAGTTTTCAGAACAAGTcagattattacaaatttctcAAGGGTTGGACGAAGTAATGAAGTTTTACGTTACATTAATGTCGATATTTTCTGCTGAAGCGGGAGGTTTGAAATCATCAACGCTGAAAACCAAAATTGTTTACTTACGACCTATTGCATCTTCTATCAAACcacataatacattaattgcTTTGCAAGATTTCTTCTATCTTCACAGAAATTCAACTATTATACCTGAGGGGTTCAAAGCTTACGCTGCAGTATTGTATGCTTTCTACGATCAAGAACTTATATCTGGTGAGCATATAGCTCGTTTTTTTGAAGAAACACCGTACAAATTGCTAAAAAATAGACACAAAGATTCCGTCAAAGCTTTTGAATTGGCTACTGAAGCTGCTCAGCCTTTTTTGAACTGGTTAAATAATTCTTCAGACGACGAAGAATAA